The following coding sequences lie in one Massilia sp. KIM genomic window:
- a CDS encoding enoyl-CoA hydratase: MQYADLLIEQHGKVAVVRLNRPKAMNALNDNMMNELGDALRHFDKDPGTNVIVLTGSDKAFAAGADIAAMVDYDYRETYGNDYIGRNWEHILDIRKPVIGVVSGYCLGGGCELAMMCDFLIAADNAKFGQPEIKVGVTPGAGGTQRLPRAISKAKAMDMLLTTRMIDAAEAERTGLVSRVYPADSVMEESLKVAQSIAEMPVSVAMQIKDCVNQAYQMPLNEGVRYERRYFHAGFGTPAQQEGMKAFLEKRKPNFEGM, translated from the coding sequence ATGCAATACGCAGACCTGCTGATCGAGCAGCACGGAAAAGTTGCGGTCGTCCGCCTGAACCGTCCGAAGGCGATGAACGCCCTGAACGACAACATGATGAACGAGCTGGGCGACGCGCTCCGCCACTTCGACAAGGATCCGGGCACCAACGTCATCGTCCTGACGGGCAGCGACAAGGCGTTTGCGGCGGGCGCCGACATCGCGGCGATGGTCGATTACGACTACCGCGAAACCTACGGTAACGACTACATCGGCCGCAATTGGGAGCACATCCTCGACATCCGCAAGCCGGTCATCGGCGTGGTGTCGGGCTACTGCCTGGGCGGCGGCTGCGAGCTGGCCATGATGTGCGACTTCCTGATCGCGGCCGACAACGCCAAGTTCGGCCAGCCCGAGATCAAGGTCGGCGTCACCCCCGGCGCCGGCGGCACCCAGCGCCTGCCGCGCGCGATCTCCAAGGCTAAGGCCATGGACATGCTGCTGACCACCCGCATGATCGACGCGGCGGAAGCCGAGCGCACCGGCCTGGTGTCGCGCGTTTACCCGGCCGACAGCGTGATGGAAGAGTCGCTCAAGGTCGCCCAGAGCATCGCCGAGATGCCGGTGTCGGTCGCCATGCAGATCAAGGATTGCGTCAACCAAGCCTACCAGATGCCGCTGAACGAAGGCGTGCGTTATGAACGCCGTTACTTCCACGCCGGTTTCGGCACCCCGGCGCAGCAGGAAGGCATGAAGGCCTTCCTCGAGAAGCGCAAGCCGAATTTCGAAGGCATGTAA